A region of the Pseudarthrobacter phenanthrenivorans Sphe3 genome:
CCGCCACCTTCAAGAAGTAGCAGCGTCCCTTTCATAACGCCCGACGGCGGCACCCGGGGTCTGGACCTACAGAACCTGGGTGCCGCCGTCGCGGTTAACTGAACAGCCCGATTACGTGAGCAGTTCTGCGGGGGGTTACTTGCGCGACGGTTTAACGACCATCGCCGACCCTCCGCCGCGACGGGTCGGTTCCGCTGCGGCCACCGTTCTGCCGTCGGGGAGGAATTCGATGGCGGTGGCGGCGCCCAGCTCGGCAACCGGGGAGAAGGCCGGGTGTCCGAATTCCATGAGTTGCTTCTCGTTGACTGCAATGAACGCCGGCTCAGCCTGCGGTGTTGCGGAATTGCGCTGGGAGGCGCGTGGGGCGGCGAGTGCGTCAGAAATGGTCATGCCGAGGTCGATCCGGTTGATGAGTGTCTGCAGCACAGTGGTGATAATTGTGGCGCCGCCCGGTGACCCGAGTGCCACAAAGGGCTTTCCGTCCTTCAGGACGATGGTGGGAGACATGGACGAACGGGGCCGCTTGCCCGGCTGGATGCGGTTCGGGTCAGACTCGCTGTAGACCGGCGTGAAGTCGGTGAGCTCGTTGTTCAGGATGAAACCGCGGCCAGGGACCACAATGCCCGATCCGCCCGTCTGCTCGATGGTGAGCGTGTACTCCACCACGTTGCCCCACTTATCCGAGACGGTGAGGTTGGTGGTGTTGATGTTCTCGGTGTCGGCCTTTTCATCCAGCGCCGCCGGTTTCACCGGGCACACGCCGTCGTACGAGCCCACGTCACCTGGCAGGACCGGCTTGGGTGCCGCCTTCAGTGGATCTATTTCGCAGGCGCGTTCCTTTCCGAAGACCGGGTCCAAGAGCTCCTCGGTGGGTACGTCCACAAAGGCCGGATCACCCACGTACTTGCCGCGGTCAGCGAACGCGAGGGCGCTTGCTTCAAGGTAGTGGTGCAGCACGTCCGGCTGCTTCTTTGCGTTTCCGTTGCCCCTGGCCAGGCCCGGAAGGTCGAACACTTCCAGGATATTCAGCGCCTCACCCACGGTGGTGCCGCCGCTGCTGGAAGGCGCCATGCCATAAACGTCGTACCCGCGGTAGTTCACGTGCGTTGGATCCTGGTCCAGGGCCTCGTAGTCATCGAGGTCCTCCGCTGTCATCACCCCGGCAGGACCCGGCAGTGTGTTGGGATCGGGGTTGGTGGGAGCGTTCCGGACCGTTGACACGATTTCTTCGGCCATCGCACCCTCGTAGAAGGCGTCCATGCCCTCGGCGGCGAGAATCCGGTACGCCTCCGCAAGGTCCGGGTTTTGGAAGGTGGAACCCACCGCTGGCGCGTCGTTACCGGGTCCGGGCAGGAAGAGTTCCCTTGTTGCCTCGAATGGCAGGAAGCGGTCCTTGTTGTCCAGCGTTTGCTGGCGGAAAGTCTCATCCACCACAAAGCCTTCTGTTGCCACATCAATGGCGGGCGCCAGGGTCTCGGCAAGGCTCAGGCTCCCCCAGCGCTCCAGGGCCCGCTCCCAGGTGGCCGGAGTACCGGGTACGCCCACCGACATCCCGCTGGTGGCCTGCTTGCGGAACGGGTAAGCCTCAGCAGTGCCTGGTTTGACGAATGCGTCCTGGGGCATGGCCGCCGGAGCGGTTTCCCGGCCATCGATCGTGCTGACGTCACCACTGCCGGCGTCGTAGTACACGAAGTAGCCGCCGCCACCGATGCCCGCGCTGTAGGGTTCCGTGACACCCAGCGTGGCAGCCGCGGCGACGGCCGCATCCACCGCATTTCCCCCTTTTCGGAGGACCGCGATGGCGGCTGCCGACGCGTCCAGGTCAACGGTGCTGACCGCACCGCCGTAGCCCGTGGCGGTTGGGGCCTTTGTGGCACTGTCCGTTTCCCGCGGATGCGCAGCGGCTGGACTAATGATGGCACCGGTGGTCACGCTCATCGCCAACGTTGCAGTTACTGCAGCAAGCCGGCGTCCCAGATGTGGCATGGTTGCTCCTGAAGGGGTGTGGGTGAGGTGGGTCACACGCTACTCCTCAGGCCTGGCACTCTCAACGTTCCCGCCTACCCTCGTCACTCGGTAGCATGAGAGCCGTTGCGGGCAGCACTCAGCGCGGGCCCCTGCGGGGTCCCGGGAAGACGAGGTACCTATGTCAGGATCCAAACTCGCCATAGTTGGTGCCGGAAGCGTAGGCACTTCGCTGGCCTACGCAGCCCTGAT
Encoded here:
- the ggt gene encoding gamma-glutamyltransferase; translated protein: MPHLGRRLAAVTATLAMSVTTGAIISPAAAHPRETDSATKAPTATGYGGAVSTVDLDASAAAIAVLRKGGNAVDAAVAAAATLGVTEPYSAGIGGGGYFVYYDAGSGDVSTIDGRETAPAAMPQDAFVKPGTAEAYPFRKQATSGMSVGVPGTPATWERALERWGSLSLAETLAPAIDVATEGFVVDETFRQQTLDNKDRFLPFEATRELFLPGPGNDAPAVGSTFQNPDLAEAYRILAAEGMDAFYEGAMAEEIVSTVRNAPTNPDPNTLPGPAGVMTAEDLDDYEALDQDPTHVNYRGYDVYGMAPSSSGGTTVGEALNILEVFDLPGLARGNGNAKKQPDVLHHYLEASALAFADRGKYVGDPAFVDVPTEELLDPVFGKERACEIDPLKAAPKPVLPGDVGSYDGVCPVKPAALDEKADTENINTTNLTVSDKWGNVVEYTLTIEQTGGSGIVVPGRGFILNNELTDFTPVYSESDPNRIQPGKRPRSSMSPTIVLKDGKPFVALGSPGGATIITTVLQTLINRIDLGMTISDALAAPRASQRNSATPQAEPAFIAVNEKQLMEFGHPAFSPVAELGAATAIEFLPDGRTVAAAEPTRRGGGSAMVVKPSRK